A window of the Rhizobium brockwellii genome harbors these coding sequences:
- a CDS encoding TatD family hydrolase codes for MLIDTHCHLDFADFEAERDEIVARAHQAGVAQMVTISTRVRKLETLLAITEKYPSVFCSVGTHPNNADEELDIQTEELVRLANAHEKVVAIGEAGLDYFYDTQKPEDQQTGFRRHIAAARETQLPLVIHSRSADEDMADILTEESGKGAFPFILHCFSAGPELAMTGVALGGYISFSGILTFPKSEELREIARTIPHERLLVETDAPYLAPKRWRGKRNEPSYVVNTAEVLADTIGLSTEEVARITTENAFRLFSKMPRI; via the coding sequence GTGCTGATCGACACGCATTGCCATCTTGATTTCGCCGACTTCGAGGCGGAACGGGACGAGATTGTCGCGCGCGCGCATCAGGCCGGTGTTGCGCAGATGGTGACGATCTCGACACGGGTGCGCAAGCTCGAGACGCTGCTTGCCATCACAGAGAAATATCCTTCGGTGTTCTGCTCGGTCGGCACGCATCCGAACAATGCCGACGAAGAGCTGGATATCCAGACGGAAGAGCTGGTGCGTCTCGCCAATGCCCATGAGAAGGTGGTGGCGATCGGCGAGGCCGGCCTCGACTATTTCTACGACACGCAAAAGCCCGAGGACCAGCAGACCGGCTTCCGCCGCCACATCGCGGCGGCGCGGGAAACGCAGCTGCCGCTCGTCATCCACAGCCGCAGCGCCGACGAGGACATGGCCGACATCCTGACCGAGGAAAGCGGGAAGGGGGCCTTCCCCTTCATTCTCCACTGCTTCTCGGCAGGCCCGGAGCTGGCCATGACCGGCGTCGCGCTCGGCGGCTATATCTCCTTCTCGGGTATCCTGACCTTCCCGAAGTCGGAAGAGCTGCGCGAGATCGCCAGGACGATCCCGCATGAGCGGCTGCTGGTTGAAACGGACGCTCCCTATCTGGCGCCGAAGCGCTGGCGCGGCAAGCGCAACGAGCCGTCCTACGTCGTCAACACGGCCGAGGTGCTCGCCGATACGATCGGCCTTTCCACCGAAGAGGTCGCGCGGATCACGACGGAGAACGCTTTCCGCCTGTTCTCGAAGATGCCGAGGATCTAG
- the metG gene encoding methionine--tRNA ligase produces MTDKTPFYITTAISYPNGKPHIGHAYELIATDAMARYQRLDGKDVFFLTGTDEHGQKMQQTARAEGITAQALADRNSGEFQAMATLLNASNDDFIRTTQERHHETSRNIWKLMADNGDIYKDSYAGWYSVRDEAYYQENETELRADGVRYGPQGTPVEWVEEASYFFKLSEYQEKLLAHYEAHPDFIGPSERRNEVISFVKSGLKDLSVSRTTFDWGIKVPDDPAHVMYVWVDALTNYITATGYIEDRNGPRAKYWPADVHIIGKDIIRFHAVYWPAFLMSAKLPLPKRVFAHGFLLNKGEKMSKSLGNVVDPVNLVNHFGLDQVRYFFLREVSFGQDGSYSEEAIGTRINSDLANGIGNLASRSLSMIVKNCDGKIPECGALSDEDKAMLAEVDALHASTREDMGKQQIHRALASIISVVSETDRYFAGQAPWALKKADPERMGTVLYVTAEVVRQIAILLQPFMPDSSGKLLDLVAAPADKRDFAALGEAGRLIAGTTLEAPTPVFPRYVAPEA; encoded by the coding sequence ATGACAGACAAGACACCCTTCTACATCACCACCGCGATTTCCTACCCTAACGGCAAGCCGCATATCGGCCATGCCTATGAGCTGATCGCAACCGATGCGATGGCGCGCTACCAGCGCCTGGATGGCAAGGATGTCTTCTTCCTGACGGGCACAGACGAACACGGCCAGAAGATGCAGCAGACGGCGCGCGCCGAAGGCATCACCGCGCAGGCGCTCGCCGACCGCAACTCCGGCGAATTCCAGGCGATGGCGACGCTGCTCAACGCTTCGAACGATGATTTCATCCGCACCACGCAGGAGCGCCATCACGAAACGTCGCGCAACATCTGGAAGCTGATGGCCGACAATGGCGACATCTACAAGGACAGCTATGCCGGCTGGTATTCGGTGCGCGACGAGGCCTATTACCAGGAAAACGAGACGGAGCTGCGCGCCGACGGCGTGCGCTACGGGCCGCAGGGCACGCCCGTCGAATGGGTGGAAGAGGCAAGCTATTTCTTCAAGCTCTCCGAATACCAGGAGAAGCTGCTTGCGCATTATGAAGCACACCCCGACTTCATCGGCCCGTCCGAGCGCCGCAACGAGGTGATCTCCTTCGTCAAGTCGGGCCTTAAGGACCTCTCGGTCTCGCGCACGACCTTCGACTGGGGCATCAAGGTGCCGGACGATCCCGCCCACGTCATGTATGTCTGGGTCGACGCGCTGACCAACTACATCACCGCGACAGGCTATATCGAGGACAGGAACGGCCCGCGGGCGAAATACTGGCCGGCCGACGTGCACATCATCGGCAAGGACATCATCCGCTTTCACGCCGTCTACTGGCCGGCCTTCCTGATGTCGGCGAAGCTGCCGCTGCCGAAGCGGGTCTTTGCCCACGGCTTCCTACTCAACAAGGGTGAGAAGATGTCGAAGTCACTCGGCAACGTCGTCGATCCGGTCAATCTGGTGAACCATTTCGGCCTCGACCAAGTGCGCTACTTCTTCCTGCGCGAAGTGTCATTCGGGCAGGACGGCAGCTACAGCGAAGAGGCGATCGGTACGCGCATCAACTCCGATCTCGCCAACGGCATCGGCAATCTCGCCAGCCGCTCGCTGTCGATGATTGTCAAGAATTGCGACGGCAAGATCCCGGAATGCGGGGCGCTCAGCGACGAGGACAAGGCCATGCTGGCTGAGGTCGACGCGCTGCATGCATCGACCCGCGAGGATATGGGCAAGCAGCAGATCCACCGGGCGCTCGCCTCGATCATTTCGGTCGTCTCCGAGACCGACCGTTACTTTGCCGGCCAGGCGCCGTGGGCGCTGAAGAAGGCAGATCCGGAGCGGATGGGCACCGTGCTTTACGTGACTGCCGAAGTCGTGCGTCAGATTGCCATCCTGCTGCAACCCTTCATGCCGGATTCATCAGGCAAGCTGCTCGATCTGGTCGCGGCACCTGCAGACAAGCGCGATTTTGCTGCCCTCGGCGAAGCCGGCCGTCTCATTGCCGGAACGACCCTCGAAGCGCCGACGCCGGTCTTCCCGCGCTACGTGGCTCCGGAGGCTTGA
- a CDS encoding DNA polymerase III subunit delta', whose protein sequence is MSEERPGLLDGAIWPGENTRLFGHKEAEAFLAQSYRSGKGHHAILIEGPQGIGKATLAFRFANHVLSHPDPETAPETIGDPDPASPVSRQIASGASHNLLHLARPVDEKTGKVKSAITVDEVRRAGKFFSQTSGTGNWRIVIIDPADDMNRNAANAILKILEEPPKRALFLVLSHAPGRLLPTIRSRCLPLKLAPLADDELFAALAHLGISGEGGAVLSAAKGSVGEALKLLNYGGGEIIAAYDEMLTAEGPTARKAMHRLADALSGRESDTIFDFFVSHVGDDIMNRARAAAGEGQIAAAERLARLYSEITERLTISDGYNLDRKQTIISILADIKQPGL, encoded by the coding sequence ATGAGTGAGGAAAGGCCCGGACTGCTCGACGGCGCCATCTGGCCAGGGGAAAACACCAGGCTGTTCGGCCATAAGGAGGCGGAAGCATTCCTTGCGCAATCCTATCGGTCCGGCAAGGGCCATCACGCCATCCTGATCGAGGGGCCGCAGGGCATCGGCAAGGCGACACTCGCCTTCCGCTTTGCCAATCATGTGCTCTCGCATCCCGATCCCGAGACAGCGCCTGAGACGATCGGCGATCCCGATCCTGCCTCTCCCGTCAGCCGGCAGATCGCGTCGGGCGCCTCGCACAATCTGCTGCACCTTGCCCGGCCGGTGGATGAAAAGACCGGCAAGGTGAAATCGGCGATCACCGTCGACGAGGTGCGCCGCGCCGGCAAATTCTTCTCGCAGACCTCTGGCACCGGCAACTGGCGGATCGTCATCATCGATCCGGCCGACGATATGAACCGCAATGCGGCCAACGCCATCCTGAAGATCCTGGAAGAGCCGCCGAAGCGGGCGCTGTTCCTGGTGCTCTCGCATGCGCCGGGACGGCTGCTGCCGACCATCCGCTCGCGCTGCCTGCCGCTGAAGCTGGCGCCGCTTGCCGACGATGAACTCTTCGCGGCCCTTGCCCATCTCGGCATATCAGGCGAAGGCGGGGCGGTGCTTTCGGCCGCCAAGGGCAGCGTCGGCGAGGCACTGAAACTCCTGAACTACGGCGGCGGCGAGATCATCGCTGCCTATGACGAGATGCTTACCGCCGAGGGACCGACAGCCCGCAAGGCAATGCATCGGCTGGCCGACGCACTTTCAGGTCGGGAAAGCGACACGATCTTCGATTTCTTCGTCAGCCATGTCGGCGACGACATCATGAACCGCGCCCGCGCGGCGGCCGGCGAGGGGCAGATCGCCGCGGCGGAGCGGCTGGCGCGGCTCTATTCCGAGATCACCGAGCGGCTGACCATTTCCGATGGCTACAATCTCGACCGCAAGCAGACGATCATCAGCATCCTCGCCGATATCAAGCAGCCGGGCCTCTAA
- a CDS encoding TerC family protein — MDMFTAAGLTALLQVIAIDLVLAGDNAVVIGLAAAGLEATQRRKAIIVGILAATVLRILFASVAVYLLAIVGLLLAGGLLLLWVCWKMWRELRAGHGENHEATGAEGAPKKTFFQAATQIVIADVSMSLDNVLAVAGAAREHPSVLVIGLALSIALMGIAANLIARLLTNHRWIAYVGLLIILYVSLDMIHRGSVEVLPYVQASGFKL; from the coding sequence ATGGACATGTTTACGGCAGCCGGTCTGACGGCTTTGCTGCAGGTCATCGCTATCGACCTCGTTCTCGCCGGCGACAATGCCGTGGTTATCGGCCTTGCCGCTGCCGGCCTCGAGGCCACGCAACGCCGCAAGGCGATCATTGTCGGCATTCTGGCCGCGACCGTTCTGCGTATTCTCTTTGCCAGCGTCGCAGTCTATCTGCTGGCAATCGTCGGCCTGCTGCTGGCCGGCGGCCTGCTGCTGCTCTGGGTCTGCTGGAAGATGTGGCGCGAGCTTCGCGCCGGCCATGGCGAGAACCACGAAGCCACAGGTGCCGAAGGCGCGCCGAAAAAGACCTTCTTTCAGGCGGCGACCCAGATCGTCATCGCCGACGTCTCGATGTCGCTCGACAACGTACTCGCCGTTGCCGGTGCAGCGCGCGAACATCCGAGCGTACTGGTCATCGGTCTTGCCCTGTCGATCGCGCTGATGGGTATCGCCGCAAACCTGATCGCCCGCCTGCTCACCAACCATCGCTGGATCGCCTACGTCGGTCTGCTGATCATCCTCTATGTCTCGCTCGACATGATCCACCGCGGCAGCGTCGAAGTGCTGCCTTACGTGCAAGCGAGCGGGTTCAAGCTTTAA
- a CDS encoding universal stress protein has translation MKAQFHLPLATYPDASSFSLLQNAVAVSLHQKAGLTASMPLVRIESFQPRFPSLLDVDKMRADAERLSKDNGTVLGQTLHDYARKAEVEVEIQPFDAREPFVAQTLAELSRAYDLSILEASVLMRPLIESVLFESGRPLLLFPPDNFCGRIDAVAVAWDGGATVARTLAGSRFLLEQVSRVVLISITDDKQIDERSRDHLAAALRKAGLAVDVAAVQGKGDSPASVIQAAALERKADLLIAGAFGHSRLREFILGGVTRSLLTRLEMPTVLCH, from the coding sequence GTGAAAGCGCAATTCCATTTACCGCTGGCCACCTATCCAGACGCAAGCTCGTTCTCGCTCCTTCAGAACGCCGTCGCTGTTTCCCTTCACCAGAAGGCCGGTTTGACGGCAAGCATGCCGCTGGTCAGGATCGAATCCTTTCAGCCGCGATTTCCATCGCTCCTTGACGTAGACAAAATGCGTGCGGACGCGGAGCGCTTGAGTAAGGACAATGGAACCGTTCTCGGGCAGACACTCCATGATTATGCGAGAAAAGCTGAGGTCGAGGTCGAGATCCAGCCATTCGATGCGAGGGAGCCATTTGTCGCACAAACTCTTGCCGAGCTGTCGCGCGCATACGATCTTTCCATTTTGGAAGCATCTGTGCTGATGAGGCCGCTGATCGAGAGCGTGCTGTTTGAAAGCGGGAGACCGCTCCTGCTTTTTCCCCCGGATAATTTCTGCGGCCGGATCGATGCTGTTGCCGTCGCCTGGGATGGAGGAGCCACTGTCGCGCGGACACTGGCGGGTTCCAGGTTCTTGCTGGAACAGGTTTCGCGTGTCGTCCTGATTTCCATCACCGATGATAAGCAGATTGACGAGCGCAGTCGAGATCACCTTGCGGCTGCACTTCGGAAGGCTGGGCTTGCCGTCGATGTCGCAGCCGTGCAAGGGAAGGGAGACTCACCGGCCAGCGTCATTCAAGCTGCCGCCCTAGAACGCAAGGCAGACTTGCTTATCGCCGGCGCGTTCGGTCATTCGAGGCTGCGCGAATTCATCCTGGGAGGGGTCACACGATCGCTGTTGACCCGCCTCGAAATGCCCACTGTTCTTTGCCACTAA
- a CDS encoding MBL fold metallo-hydrolase, giving the protein MLYRRRFTILGCSSSPGVPRITGDWGACNPDNPKNRRTRAAFMVQQFAPDGGVTTVVIDTGPDFREQMIRSGADHVDAVLYSHPHADHIHGIDDLRGYFHNSRRRVPIFADQFTMDRLREAFGYCLETPPGSNYPPIVLPIVIGNLDEPLEIHGPGGTIAFHPHIQQHGDIHSLGFRIGDVAYCSDISDFPPQTVEKLRNLDVLIIDALQYTYHPSHLSLEQSLDWIGRLKPKQAILTHMHTPLDYDVVMAETPDHVVPAYDQMSFETEVRLKA; this is encoded by the coding sequence GTGCTCTACCGGCGGCGTTTCACCATTCTCGGCTGTTCGTCGTCACCGGGCGTGCCCCGCATCACCGGCGACTGGGGCGCCTGCAATCCCGACAATCCGAAGAACCGGCGCACCCGCGCTGCCTTCATGGTGCAGCAATTCGCACCCGATGGCGGTGTCACCACCGTCGTCATCGACACCGGGCCGGATTTCCGCGAGCAGATGATCAGGTCAGGGGCCGACCATGTCGATGCCGTGCTCTACAGCCATCCGCATGCCGATCATATTCATGGCATCGATGATCTGCGCGGCTATTTTCACAATAGCCGCCGCCGAGTGCCGATCTTTGCCGACCAATTTACCATGGACAGGCTGCGGGAAGCCTTCGGCTACTGCCTGGAAACGCCGCCGGGCAGCAATTATCCGCCGATCGTGCTGCCGATCGTCATCGGAAACCTCGACGAGCCCTTAGAAATCCACGGTCCCGGAGGCACGATCGCTTTCCATCCCCATATCCAGCAGCATGGCGACATCCACTCGCTCGGCTTCCGGATCGGCGATGTGGCTTATTGCAGCGATATCAGCGATTTCCCGCCGCAGACCGTCGAAAAGCTTCGGAACCTCGACGTGCTGATCATCGACGCGCTGCAATATACCTACCATCCAAGCCATCTGTCGCTGGAACAGTCGCTCGACTGGATCGGCCGGCTGAAGCCAAAACAGGCGATCCTCACCCATATGCACACGCCGCTCGACTACGACGTAGTGATGGCCGAGACGCCGGACCATGTGGTGCCGGCGTATGACCAGATGAGCTTCGAGACCGAGGTCAGGCTTAAAGCTTGA
- a CDS encoding PAS domain-containing protein: MNLVNSIGTSEFSVAEEPGIFTWDLATDTVYADSALANLFGLDPEETISGLPIIRYLDRIHPDDKPSVAKAISESVITGDPYRHDYRVFDRSGQIVTVAAFGRCFKNEAGNPSQYAGIVFPTNDQVKQDQLSAHCSEALKIARSSGLQATAEALEAILKELAKPMPSDTVQVH; the protein is encoded by the coding sequence ATGAACCTTGTTAACAGCATCGGAACGTCCGAATTTTCCGTTGCCGAAGAGCCTGGCATTTTCACCTGGGATTTGGCGACCGACACGGTCTATGCGGATTCGGCGCTGGCAAACCTCTTTGGGCTTGATCCGGAAGAGACAATCTCGGGGTTGCCGATCATAAGGTACCTTGACCGGATTCACCCGGACGACAAGCCATCTGTCGCCAAGGCGATTTCAGAATCGGTGATCACGGGAGATCCGTATCGCCATGACTATCGGGTGTTTGATCGAAGCGGGCAAATAGTAACCGTGGCTGCCTTCGGCCGGTGCTTCAAGAATGAAGCCGGAAACCCGTCGCAATATGCGGGCATCGTCTTCCCGACGAATGATCAGGTCAAGCAGGACCAATTGTCTGCTCACTGCAGTGAGGCCTTGAAAATTGCGCGGTCATCCGGCCTGCAGGCGACGGCCGAGGCGCTTGAAGCGATTCTCAAAGAGCTTGCCAAGCCGATGCCTTCGGACACCGTGCAGGTCCATTGA
- a CDS encoding sulfite exporter TauE/SafE family protein, with protein sequence MTFEPLYSLSGLFVGALVGITGVGGGSLMTPVLVLLFGVHPATAVGTDLLYAAITKTAGTAVHGMHGRINWKIVGSLAIGSVPAALLMLWLLAGVDRKSIGVTNTITTALGWLLVMTAIMLVFRGPILELARRAIGDRTPPKPTTILALTVILGFVLGVLVTLTSVGAGALGVTILLILYPRLDVREIVGSDIVHAVPLTLIGGTGYWLIGEIDWPMLFALLIGSIPGIIIGSLLAPKLHERTIRIVLAATLAVVALKLLTG encoded by the coding sequence TTGACATTCGAGCCGCTCTATTCGCTTTCCGGCCTGTTCGTCGGCGCCCTCGTCGGCATCACTGGCGTTGGTGGCGGTTCGTTGATGACGCCCGTGCTGGTGCTGCTCTTCGGCGTCCATCCCGCCACCGCCGTCGGCACCGATCTTCTCTATGCGGCGATCACCAAGACGGCGGGTACAGCCGTTCACGGCATGCATGGGCGGATCAACTGGAAGATCGTCGGCAGCCTGGCCATCGGCAGCGTGCCGGCCGCCCTGCTGATGCTCTGGCTGTTGGCCGGCGTCGACCGCAAAAGCATCGGCGTCACCAATACCATCACCACGGCGCTCGGCTGGCTTCTCGTCATGACCGCGATCATGCTGGTCTTTCGTGGCCCGATCCTCGAATTGGCGCGCCGCGCCATCGGCGATCGAACGCCGCCGAAGCCGACAACCATCCTCGCGCTCACCGTCATTCTCGGATTCGTTCTCGGCGTCCTCGTCACCTTGACCTCGGTCGGCGCCGGCGCGCTGGGGGTGACGATCCTGCTGATCCTTTATCCCAGGCTCGATGTGCGCGAGATCGTCGGTTCCGATATCGTCCATGCGGTACCGCTGACCTTGATCGGCGGCACGGGCTATTGGCTGATCGGCGAGATCGACTGGCCGATGCTGTTTGCCCTGTTGATCGGCTCTATCCCCGGCATCATCATCGGAAGCCTTCTGGCGCCGAAACTGCACGAACGCACCATCCGCATTGTCCTTGCCGCCACGCTTGCTGTCGTCGCATTGAAGCTGCTGACCGGGTGA
- the tmk gene encoding dTMP kinase has translation MSSGTGLFVTFEGGEGAGKSTQIRRLAEALKGEGHDVLMTREPGGSPGAEAVRHVLLSGAAEAFGTRMEAILFAAARNDHVEEVIRPALASGKVVLCDRFMDSSRVYQGITGNLGPDFIETLQRIAINGVMPDCTVILDIPAKVGLERAQKRAAADGPDRFEKERLETHEKRREAFLDIAAREPERCHVVNAMQSEEAIAAEILAIVQQLLSPAGRARMPEAAHHE, from the coding sequence TTGTCATCCGGTACGGGATTGTTCGTTACGTTTGAAGGCGGGGAAGGCGCTGGGAAATCCACGCAGATCCGCCGCCTCGCCGAGGCGCTGAAGGGCGAAGGTCACGACGTGCTGATGACGCGCGAACCAGGCGGATCGCCGGGCGCCGAAGCCGTGCGCCATGTGCTGCTGTCGGGGGCTGCCGAAGCCTTCGGCACGCGGATGGAGGCGATCCTCTTTGCCGCGGCCCGCAACGACCATGTCGAAGAGGTGATCCGGCCGGCACTTGCATCAGGCAAGGTCGTGCTTTGCGACCGCTTCATGGATTCCTCCCGCGTCTATCAGGGCATCACCGGCAATCTCGGGCCCGATTTCATCGAGACGCTGCAGCGCATCGCCATCAACGGCGTCATGCCGGATTGCACCGTGATTCTCGACATCCCCGCCAAGGTCGGGCTGGAGCGGGCGCAGAAGCGCGCCGCCGCCGACGGTCCCGATCGCTTCGAGAAGGAGCGGCTGGAAACGCACGAAAAACGGCGCGAGGCCTTTCTCGATATCGCCGCGCGCGAACCGGAGCGCTGCCACGTGGTCAACGCCATGCAGAGCGAGGAGGCAATCGCCGCCGAGATCCTGGCGATCGTCCAACAACTGCTGTCGCCCGCCGGCCGTGCCCGAATGCCGGAAGCCGCCCATCATGAGTGA
- a CDS encoding MgtC/SapB family protein: MMTSLVTTEAFQRLSLALAIGILVGIERGWQDREAAPGKRVAGIRTYGMSSFLGGFCGFLQPVTGPILPTAIFVFFCITVLLFSRMQAAQEEDYSATATIAALAVFALGFGAVVADMTVTAASAVAITALLAAREPLHGFLRRLTWLELRAALILLTMTIVILPILPNRPIDPWQTINPFELWMMTILVGAVSFAGYILIRLSGARAGILLTGASGGIVSSTALTLSFARQSKQMPALSPLLSAGAMLAGAVSLARVLLICGVIAPAVFGELAPSLAPAAATLAIAGGFAALLQRPDDSNDFSPRNPLEVMVVLRFALVLAVVTVLTRMTLIVFGTQSLMVLAFITGLGDLDAITLAIAKLSSVHVPADTAARAVAVAAFANLLAKAVLAGSMGSIAYAVRFAIAGSVATLAGVAGLVLA; the protein is encoded by the coding sequence ATGATGACATCATTGGTGACGACAGAAGCATTCCAGCGCCTCAGTCTGGCGCTTGCAATCGGCATTCTTGTCGGTATTGAGCGCGGCTGGCAGGATCGTGAGGCTGCTCCAGGCAAAAGAGTAGCCGGTATCCGCACCTATGGCATGTCAAGTTTCCTGGGCGGCTTCTGCGGTTTCCTGCAGCCTGTGACAGGGCCGATTTTACCGACAGCTATCTTTGTATTCTTTTGCATCACCGTTCTCCTCTTCAGCCGCATGCAGGCGGCACAAGAAGAGGACTACAGCGCCACCGCCACCATTGCGGCCCTGGCGGTTTTTGCGCTGGGCTTTGGCGCGGTCGTGGCGGATATGACGGTAACGGCCGCAAGCGCTGTGGCAATAACGGCCCTTCTTGCAGCGCGGGAGCCGTTGCATGGATTTCTTCGCCGGTTGACCTGGCTTGAACTCAGGGCCGCCCTGATCCTGCTGACGATGACCATCGTCATCCTCCCTATCCTTCCCAATAGGCCGATTGATCCTTGGCAGACAATCAATCCTTTCGAGCTTTGGATGATGACAATCCTGGTGGGAGCCGTTTCCTTTGCCGGTTATATCCTCATCAGGCTGAGCGGCGCCCGCGCCGGAATACTGCTGACGGGGGCCAGCGGCGGCATCGTTTCCTCGACGGCCTTGACGCTTTCCTTTGCCCGTCAGTCGAAGCAGATGCCTGCCCTCTCGCCACTCCTCTCAGCGGGAGCAATGCTAGCGGGAGCCGTTTCTCTCGCCCGCGTGCTTTTGATTTGCGGCGTCATAGCACCGGCAGTTTTCGGAGAGCTTGCTCCATCACTTGCTCCGGCTGCTGCCACCCTCGCCATAGCAGGCGGCTTCGCCGCATTGCTGCAACGTCCGGATGACAGCAACGATTTTTCACCCCGAAACCCGCTCGAGGTGATGGTCGTGCTGCGCTTCGCACTCGTTCTCGCCGTCGTGACAGTCCTGACGCGAATGACCTTGATCGTTTTTGGTACTCAGTCGCTGATGGTCCTTGCATTCATCACAGGACTGGGCGATCTCGATGCGATAACGCTTGCCATTGCGAAACTGTCATCCGTCCACGTGCCTGCAGACACGGCCGCTCGAGCCGTAGCGGTCGCCGCTTTTGCCAATCTTCTTGCGAAAGCCGTTCTTGCAGGAAGTATGGGGAGCATCGCTTATGCGGTTCGTTTTGCGATCGCAGGTAGTGTCGCGACCTTGGCCGGAGTTGCCGGCTTGGTTTTGGCATGA
- a CDS encoding D-alanyl-D-alanine carboxypeptidase family protein yields the protein MLKPALRLLACLMPFATGAFAADGGAAGFATKAAQAYMIEAATGTVLLAKNEDQSFSPASLAKLMTMDLVFEAVTKGQITLDTEYPVSEYAWRTGGAPSRTATMFAGLKSRVRVEDLIKGVAIQGANDSCIILAEGMAGSEQQFAVSMTRRARELGMEKAEFGNSTGLPDGKSKVTAREMVTLAAALQQSYPTLYPYFAQPDFEWNKIFQRNRNPLLGLDLGADGLATGFTEGEGYSIVASVERDGRRLFVALAGIASDKERTEEAKRVLEWGLTAFENRQIFGEKEVIGAASVYGGTARTVDLVAKAPVSVYIPISNPDRLSARIIYRWPLTAPVKPDIQAGTLRIFAGSRLLREVPLYTVQAVGEGSLSSRAVDAMLELGESLFFSWLWDKPAPV from the coding sequence ATGCTGAAGCCCGCGCTTCGCCTGCTTGCATGCCTGATGCCGTTCGCCACCGGCGCCTTTGCAGCCGATGGCGGTGCCGCCGGCTTCGCCACCAAGGCGGCGCAGGCCTATATGATCGAGGCTGCCACCGGCACGGTGCTTCTCGCCAAGAACGAGGACCAGAGCTTTTCGCCGGCTTCGCTTGCCAAGCTGATGACGATGGATCTCGTCTTCGAGGCGGTGACCAAGGGCCAGATCACGCTCGACACCGAATATCCCGTTTCCGAATATGCCTGGCGGACGGGCGGCGCGCCGTCGCGGACGGCAACGATGTTTGCCGGCCTCAAATCGCGCGTGCGCGTCGAGGACCTGATCAAGGGCGTCGCCATCCAGGGCGCCAATGACAGCTGCATCATCCTCGCCGAGGGCATGGCCGGAAGCGAGCAGCAATTTGCCGTGTCGATGACACGGCGTGCTCGTGAGCTCGGCATGGAGAAGGCAGAGTTTGGCAACTCCACCGGCCTTCCTGATGGCAAGAGCAAGGTGACGGCACGCGAGATGGTGACGCTCGCCGCCGCCCTTCAGCAATCCTATCCGACCCTCTATCCCTATTTTGCGCAACCGGATTTCGAGTGGAACAAGATCTTCCAGCGCAATCGCAACCCGCTGCTCGGGCTCGATCTCGGCGCCGACGGGCTTGCAACAGGCTTTACCGAGGGCGAGGGCTATTCGATCGTCGCTTCGGTTGAGCGTGACGGCCGGCGGCTGTTTGTGGCGCTTGCCGGCATTGCCTCCGACAAGGAGCGGACAGAGGAAGCCAAACGCGTACTCGAATGGGGCCTGACGGCCTTCGAGAACCGGCAGATCTTCGGCGAGAAGGAAGTGATTGGTGCTGCCAGCGTCTATGGCGGCACGGCGCGTACCGTCGATCTCGTCGCCAAGGCACCGGTCAGCGTCTATATCCCGATCAGCAATCCCGACCGGCTGTCGGCGCGCATCATCTATCGCTGGCCGCTGACGGCGCCGGTCAAGCCAGATATCCAGGCAGGGACGCTGAGGATTTTCGCCGGCAGCCGGCTGCTCAGAGAAGTGCCGCTTTATACCGTGCAGGCGGTCGGCGAGGGTTCGCTCAGCAGCCGGGCGGTCGACGCCATGCTGGAACTCGGCGAATCGCTGTTCTTCTCCTGGCTCTGGGACAAGCCCGCACCCGTCTGA